The following are from one region of the Littorina saxatilis isolate snail1 linkage group LG4, US_GU_Lsax_2.0, whole genome shotgun sequence genome:
- the LOC138963796 gene encoding protein shisa-4-like isoform X2 yields MAVDSLLLSFFGVVLLSLTDVVDGENCIFQNGFYKSYYYCQYGCCSSRCCSYRSVSNFGTSVAVIVGCVIGAIALIAFIITAICCCIRRRGRPGQVIVTGQPGFNPAAPGVAVIQHSNTHTSAPAPSQPQYNYGMQPMGGPPGNAAFKPYAQPPPAYPGYSNAAYSTSDNPGTTPTYPPSSGGESNPGGKSGGTPGLANAGYSQPPAPGFNL; encoded by the exons ATGTGGTTGATGGCGAGAATTGCATCTTCCAGAATGGATTCTATAAAAGCTACTACTACTGTCAGTATGGCTGCTGCAGTTCTCGATGCTGCAGCTACAGGAGCGTCTCAAATTTTGG GACGTCTGTTGCTGTCATCGTTGGCTGTGTGATCGGGGCGATCGCTCTCATCGCTTTCATCATCACCGCCATCTGTTGTTGCATCAGAAGGAGAGGTCGTCCCGGGCAGGTGATCGTGACAGGTCAGCCTGGCTTCAACCCTGCCGCGCCGGGCGTCGCCGTCATTCAACACT CCAACACCCACACATCTGCTCCAGCTCCATCCCAGCCTCAGTACAACTACGGCATGCAGCCAATGGGAGGGCCACCAGGGAACGCGGCCTTCAAACCCTACGCACAACCGCCACCAGCCTACCCCGGGTACTCTAACGCAGCATATTCAACCTCGGACAACCCCGGCACTACCCCGACTTACCCCCCTTCAAGCGGCGGGGAAAGCAACCCTGGGGGCAAGTCTGGGGGCACTCCCGGTCTGGCTAACGCTGGCTATAGCCAGCCTCCCGCTCCAGGGTTTAACCTTTAG